The following coding sequences are from one Sesamum indicum cultivar Zhongzhi No. 13 linkage group LG11, S_indicum_v1.0, whole genome shotgun sequence window:
- the LOC105173107 gene encoding protein CURVATURE THYLAKOID 1A, chloroplastic-like, with the protein MAAASPLPSRPSLSSISFKQLKAPRRSARLLAKASSSEDTPIDANELFTDLKEKWDAVENKSTVLIYGGGAVVAVWLASVVVGAINSVPLLPKIMELVGLGYTGWFVYRYLLFKSSRKELATDIEAIKKKITGTE; encoded by the exons ATGGCAGCGGCATCTCCCTTGCCTAGCCGTCCTTCCCTATCCTCCATTTCATTCAAGCAGCTCAAAG CACCCAGGAGGTCTGCTCGGCTCCTGGCCAAGGCTTCTTCATCAGAGGACACACCTATCGATGCTAATGAATTGTTCACAGACCTGAAGGAAAAG TGGGATGCTGTTGAAAACAAGTCCACAGTACTTATTTATGGAGGTGGTGCAGTTGTAGCAGTTTGGTTGGCCTCAGTAGTCGTTGGTGCAATCAACTCAGTCCCTTTG CTTCCGAAGATCATGGAGTTGGTTGGACTTGGATACACAGGATGGTTTGTATACCGATACCTTCTTTTCAAG TCGAGTAGAAAAGAACTTGCAACAGACATCGAAGCAATAAAGAAGAAGATTACTGGAACTGAATGA
- the LOC105173108 gene encoding uncharacterized protein LOC105173108 — MMRSTLMEKLKPLNSSLDSLSYQFLQRCSVSGTAKGKAKIKAGQPLKRSKVTTKKGSASDSAQKEGPRKRSEFDEMVDQCLTATPPLRFLKPKEKAREAEREKMGLISKANEQAKQKLKKKKDEFASPWIMGTPGMDLISLGLVDADKIPKYELTVEDGRGLAKEYSRVLMRKHRARQAAESTLLRLKKEAIEALPEDLKAAALVPDLTPFPVNRFMATLTPPIEGYIEKINEAARKSAAKEKLR, encoded by the coding sequence ATGATGAGGTCAACCTTGATGGAGAAATTGAAGCCCTTGAACTCATCGTTGGATTCTTTGAGTTACCAATTCTTGCAGAGATGTTCTGTCAGTGGAACAGCAAAGGGGAAGGCTAAGATCAAAGCTGGGCAGCCATTGAAGAGATCGAAAGTCACTACTAAAAAGGGGTCAGCTTCAGATTCTGCTCAAAAAGAAGGACCAAGAAAGCGGAGTGAATTTGACGAAATGGTTGATCAATGCTTGACTGCAACACCACCACTCAGGTTCTTGAAGCCCAAAGAGAAGGCAAGGGAAGCTGAGCGAGAAAAAATGGGGCTCATAAGCAAGGCCAATGAGCAAGCAAAACAGAagctaaagaaaaaaaaggatgaGTTTGCTTCGCCTTGGATCATGGGAACTCCGGGTATGGACTTGATTAGCTTAGGTTTAGTTGATGCTGATAAGATTCCAAAATATGAGCTTACTGTTGAGGATGGAAGAGGGCTCGCTAAGGAGTATAGTAGGGTTCTAATGAGGAAGCATAGGGCGAGGCAGGCTGCAGAGTCGACCCTGTTGCGGTTAAAGAAAGAAGCAATTGAGGCATTGCCTGAGGACTTGAAGGCAGCGGCTTTAGTCCCAGATTTGACCCCATTTCCAGTGAACCGTTTTATGGCAACACTGACACCACCAATTGAAGGCTACATTGAGAAGATTAATGAGGCAGCAAGAAAGAGTGCTGCCAAGGAGAAGCTTAGATGA
- the LOC105173109 gene encoding eukaryotic translation initiation factor 1A isoform X2 encodes MPKNKGKGGKNRKRGKNEADDEKRELVFKEDGQEYAQVLRMLGNGRCEAMCIDGVKRLCHIRGKMHKKVWIAAGDIILVGLRDYQDDKADVILKYMPDEARLLKAYGELPESTRLNEGIAGGLDEEDDGPGDDYIEFEDEDIDKL; translated from the exons ATGCCGAAGAACAAGGGAAAGGGAGGTAAGAAT CGGAAGAGGGGAAAGAACGAAGCCGATGATGAGAAGCGAGAGCTGGTGTTCAAGGAGGACGGCCAGGAGTACGCGCAGGTCCTGCGTATGCTCGGGAACGGCAGATGTGAGGCCATGTGCATCGATGGCGTTAAGCGCTTGTGCCATATCCGTGGCAAGATGCACAAGAAGGTCTGGATCGCTGCCGGTGATATTATCCTCGTCGGCCTCCGCGATTATCAA GATGACAAGGCTGATGTAATCTTGAAATACATGCCTGATGAAGCAAGGCTGTTGAAGGCTTATGGCGAGCTGCCAGAGAGCACTAGGCTTAATGAGGGTATTGCTGGTGGACTTGACGAGGAGGATGATGGCCCTGGCGACGATTACATTGAGTTTGAAGACGAGGACATCGACAAACTCTAG
- the LOC105173109 gene encoding eukaryotic translation initiation factor 1A isoform X1 gives MPKNKGKGVKKRKRGKNEADDEKRELVFKEDGQEYAQVLRMLGNGRCEAMCIDGVKRLCHIRGKMHKKVWIAAGDIILVGLRDYQDDKADVILKYMPDEARLLKAYGELPESTRLNEGIAGGLDEEDDGPGDDYIEFEDEDIDKL, from the exons ATGCCGAAGAACAAGGGAAAGGGAGTTAAGAAGCGGAAGAGGGGAAAGAACGAAGCCGATGATGAGAAGCGAGAGCTGGTGTTCAAGGAGGACGGCCAGGAGTACGCGCAGGTCCTGCGTATGCTCGGGAACGGCAGATGTGAGGCCATGTGCATCGATGGCGTTAAGCGCTTGTGCCATATCCGTGGCAAGATGCACAAGAAGGTCTGGATCGCTGCCGGTGATATTATCCTCGTCGGCCTCCGCGATTATCAA GATGACAAGGCTGATGTAATCTTGAAATACATGCCTGATGAAGCAAGGCTGTTGAAGGCTTATGGCGAGCTGCCAGAGAGCACTAGGCTTAATGAGGGTATTGCTGGTGGACTTGACGAGGAGGATGATGGCCCTGGCGACGATTACATTGAGTTTGAAGACGAGGACATCGACAAACTCTAG